In Anopheles arabiensis isolate DONGOLA chromosome 2, AaraD3, whole genome shotgun sequence, the genomic window TTGTTCGGTGCCATCGTAGCAGACTCTCTAGGCGTAAATGAACTGGCGCGTGGCCGCGTCGCACACCGGCTTATATAGACGTACGGGCGTTACGCACAAGCATGTTTGCGTACCACGACCGTGCGCTTGACGTCGATAGGCTCGTAATCAAACGCGATCAAACGATGCGATAAAGCGCAGCACCAATACCCACAGCGATGGTGGTGCGTTATCAGCGTGAAGCAAAGCAGATTGGCGAGATCAATTATTAGGTGTCATCACGATAATGGTTTGTATATATTTAGTTAAAGATAAGATTTCAACCCCAAGTTTTTATTAAAGCTCTCCAAGACCGCTTAAATTTATTGTCCACGCTCGCATCTCTTCTCAGTTTACGAACTTCTTGGGATTGTTGCTATCGCGCGGAGTCAGATGCACCATCACCTTCAATCCTTCACCAGCGGCGGCCACCCGGAAGGCTTCGTTAACGTCTTTCAAGCCAAAATGGTGCGACACCAGCGGCTTCACATCCACATACCCACTGGACACGATTTCTAGCGCAGCCGGATAGCTAAAAGTACAACAAAAGAGTGCATCATTACCAATTCGCTCCATCGCAATCCGCCGCCAGCATGCGCACTCCCCAACTCACTCATGATTGTACCGCATTACGGTAATGATTTGAACTTCGCGCGAAATTGCATCCACCATCGGCAGCCGCACCTCTTCATTGCCCAaacccaccaaacacacaatgcCGGCGTTGCGTGTCGCCCTGATGGACGTACGCATGCCCGGCTCGGAGCCGGTGCACTCCAGCGCACGATCCGCCGGTCCGCCCAGCGCCTCCTGTATGCGCTTCACCAGCTCATCCTCACTATCCTTCTCGCCAATCGGTATGACGGCCGTAGCACCAAGCTTCTTGGCCGCTTCCAGCCGCACACGGGCACGGGCCAGATCGAGCACTACCGTGCGGGTAGCGCCCATCGCTTTCGCCACCACCAGCGAGATCAGCCCGATCGCTCCGGCACCGAAAATAACGACCCGGCTGCCCAGCCGAATGTCCGCCCGCCGACCCGCATACACCCCAACGGCCAGCGGTTCGAGCAGTGCGCCCTCCTCC contains:
- the LOC120895673 gene encoding sorbitol dehydrogenase-like → MAPTQQNMAAVCYGRNDLRLVPIAMPEPAFNEVVLEVDSCGICGTDVHFLKEGGFGEQKLIRPLVLGHESAGVVRKVGSAVTHLKVGDRVAIEPAAGCRTCDLCKVGKYNICLNGKHCPTKNHDGNCSNFFSHYADCCFKLPDHVTMEEGALLEPLAVGVYAGRRADIRLGSRVVIFGAGAIGLISLVVAKAMGATRTVVLDLARARVRLEAAKKLGATAVIPIGEKDSEDELVKRIQEALGGPADRALECTGSEPGMRTSIRATRNAGIVCLVGLGNEEVRLPMVDAISREVQIITVMRYNHDYPAALEIVSSGYVDVKPLVSHHFGLKDVNEAFRVAAAGEGLKVMVHLTPRDSNNPKKFVN